GCATGGTCGGGCGCGGCCTCCGTTCCACGCCTATCTATACCGCGAATGGGGCAAGGCGCGCCTAGCGAATACGTCTACCCCCGATGGCGAATGCCCCTCCCTCACCTGCGCGCAGCGCCTACAACGCGCGCCGAGCCTATAATTCCACCCATGCTCGGCGCGAAGTTTCACCGGCGGCAGGGCAGCGCGCGGGCAGTGCGTTACGCACTGTGCACCGCGCTGTGTGCTGCTGCGCTTGCAGTTCCCGGCGCGGCGCGCGCCCAGGGCAGCGGGTCGAACCTGCTGAAGAACCCCGGCTTCGACTGGCCGGCGCAGACCAACGGCGACGTGTGCGCCCCCGGCTGGGCCAAGGACAACGCCATCACTCCGCACGAGTGGATGGCGTTCTGGACGTGCAAGAGCGGTGAGGAGCTGAACCAGGACCTGGTCAACCGCGCGCCGGAGTTCCGCGTGATGACGGTGGACATCGCCGCCGACCGCGTGCGCAGCTACCCGACCAGCGCCAGCTTCTTCACCTTCCGCTCGATCAACCGCTCGGCCGGCCTGTACCAGATCGTGCGCGGCGTCACGCCGGGTGCGCGGCTGCGCTTCAGCGTGTGGGTAAACCTGCTCACCACGAACTCCGACGTGCTGCCGCTCAGCTCGTCGCGCCAGCCGGGCGGCCTGCAGGCGCGCGCCTGCATCCACACCAGCGGCGCGGTCTTCATCGTGCCCAACCTGAACGACCCGGCTGTGGTCTGCGGCGCATGGGTGCGGCCGTACGACACGTGGGGCGAAGCCGTGGTCGAGGCCACCGCCGCGTCCGACACCGTCGCGGTCATCATTGACACCACGGCGGAGTATCCGGTGATCCATAACGATGTGCACGTGGACGACGCTTCGCTGACGGTGGTCGGAGGCGCGCCGGCTCCGCAAGCGCCGGCAACCACGCTCGGTGCGCAACCGGCGGCTGTAGCGAATGCCACGACGCCGGGCGTGGTCGTGAAGACGGCGACGGCTAATGTGCGCGCTGCGCCCAGCTTCAACGGCGCAATTCTTGCCTCAGCCCCGCAAGGGACGATCTTTTCGGTGCGGGCCTACACCGCCGACCGCCAGTGGTGGCAGATCGAGTTCAAGGGCGCACAAGGCGGCCTAGCCTATATCCACAGCTCGGTGGTGACGCCGAATGCTGCTGCGCAAGCCGCGCTGGGCGGCAGTCCTGCCACCGCTCAACCACCGGCAACTGCGCAGAGTATCGTCGGCGCGCCGGCACAGGTGGTGGTGAACACCGGCGGGAGCCGGTTGAATGTGCGCGCCGCGCCCGCGGCCAACGCGCCGATCCTGGGCCGTGTGCAAAACGGCGCCAGCCTGGAGGTCAAGGGCGTCTCGCCCGACAAACAGTGGTGGCGCATCGCCTACGCCGGCGGCGCAGACGGCACGGCATGGGTGATGGCGCAGTATGTTGTCCCGAACGCAGCGGCCAAGCAACTGGCGGGATTGCCGTGAGCGACACGCAGCGATGGGGATCGCGCGCTATACAAGGCAAAGTCGCCCCTCGGCGACCGGCATGCCCAGCCCGCGGGGTCCGATTTTGCCCTGAGTTGCCTGCGACTTCGAGCCGCCAGGCTGGGTGATTGGTTTGGCCGTATACACCCCTACCTCCACGCCGCGAAAGGTCCGCCGGTCGAGCGGCATGAGCGCCTCGTCGAACCAGCGGCGCACCAGGCCACGCTGATCCCACATCGCTGCCTCGGATTCGAATAGCCAGACCCGCGCCGCCGGCGCAACCAGTGCGCGCATCGTCCGCGCGACATCGTCTGGCGACATGCCATGGTTGGTGAACGGCGCTTCGGCCAGTTGCACGTGCGCCAGGGAATAGCCGAACTGCTCGGCGTAGTAAGCGAAGCTGTGCTGCATGTAGGGGATCTGGAAGACGACCATGTCGCCGGGCTGCGCGTGCTGCAACGCGTAGGCGACCGCGCCGCGCAGGTCGGGGCGGATCGGGTGGACGATCTGCGCCGCGACGCCGGCCAGGCTGACCAGGCTGACGGCAGCGAGCGCTGCGCGCGCGACGATGCGCTCGGCGTGCCCACCGGCGAACAGCCGGCCTAGCCCGACGCCGGCCAGTAGGTAGAACGCCGGCGCCGACCACAGCACGTAGCGCGGCAGGAAGAGCGGCATGCGCAGCGAGATCAGAAAGATCAGCAGCGCCGGCAGTACCAGCCAGCCCAGCGTCGCCAGTTGCAGGCGCAAGGCCTTCGCCTCACCGGAATCGCTCGACGCGCTTCGTGCGGTCACCACCAGGCCATACGCGATGAGCGCCAGGCCGAGCGCGAGCACGGCCCGGCGGGCAAGCGTCACAGCTTCGCCGGTCGCCGGAAGCGGTAGCGGGGCGTGTCCGTTCAGGCCGAATAGCCACTGCGACGCGAGCACCCAGGCGATCTGGTCGAGCGGGTAGAAGCGGTGGCCGATGTCACCGCCGCGTAGCAGGACGGGCGCCTGCCAGGCCAACAGCGGTAAGTATGGCAGCGTGAGCAGCGCGAAGGCGACCGCGCCGCCGGCGAGGTGCCGCCGCGAGGCCGGCCACTGCGCAAAAAAGAAGAGCAGCGCCACCGGCAGGAACAACGGCGACAAGACGTGGATGTAGAAGCTGAGGCTGACGGCGAGGACGAAGATGGCCCACCAAGTGAGTAGCCGGCAATCGGGTAATTGGGAATTCGGTAAATGGTGATTGGGCGATGGATCGGTGGCGCGCAGGAGCGCGTAGAGCGCCAAGGCGAGCAGCATCGGCTGCAGCGAGTACATCTTGCCCTCGCCGGCGTACCAAATCAACACCGGCGAGACGGCTGCCAGCCAAGCGGCGATCGGTGCCGCGCGCGCGCCGAACATGCGCCGCCCCAGGACATAGACCAGCGCGACGAGCACGACACCGCAGACGAGCGATAGGTAGCGCAACGCAAAATCGCCCACGCCGGCCAACGAGAGCCAGCCGCGCACGATCAGGTGATACAGCGGGCCATTGAAGCCGATCGTGGTGAATCGGGCGAGGAGCGCGCTCAGCGGATCGAACGCAAAGCGCACCGAGTCCACTTCGTCGCGCCACAGGCTCTCGCCGGTCAGGTTGGCGATGCGCAGGACGAATGCGACGAAGAGCAGACCGATGACCGCCGCGCGCGAATCAAACCATCTCACTCGCCGGTCATTTTAGACCGCTCAGCACGCAACCTATTCAGTCCCCGAAGGCGGACTTTGTTTTGAGTTGCCCATAACTTTGAATCGCCGGGCAGAGTTGCGCGGTCTGCCGCGTAACCTGCAACCTGCAACCCGCAACCCGCAACTCGCAGCCTACAATCGTGCCATGTCTATCAAACTCCTCCTCGACACCGACATCGGCTCGGACATTGACGACGCCGTATGCCTGGCGTATCTGCTGGCTAAGCCGGACTGCGCACTGCTCGGCATCACCACGGTGAGCGGCGAGCCGGAGCGCCGCGCGATGATGGCCAGCGCGTTGTGCAAGGTCGCCGGCAAGGACATTCCGATCTACCCCGGCGCCGCCGAGCCGTTGCTGGTCGAGTCGCACCAGCCCAAAGCGCCGCAGGCCGATGCGCTGGTGCGCTGGTCGCATGAATCGCGCTTCCCGCACGGCGAAGCTATCGAGTTTCTGCGCCAAACCATCCGCCGGCACGCCGGCGAAGTCATCTTGCTCACCATCGGCCCGCTCACCAACATCGCCCTGCTGTTCAAAGCCGACCCAGAGATTCCATCGCTGCTCAAGGGCATGGTGAGCATGAGCGGGATGTTCGATCCGGCGCACACGCGCTACTGGCGCGGGAGCCAGTGGGAGTGGAACGTCTACTGCGACCCGCACGCCGCCGCCATCGTCTATCGCGCGCCGGTCGTCGCCCATCGCAGCATCGGCCTGGACGTGACGACGCAGGTGACGATGGACGCCGAGGAAGTGCGCCGGCGCTTTCAGGCGCCGCTGCTGCAGCCGGTGCTCGACTTCGCCGAGGTATGGTTCCAGAGCGCGGAGAAAATCACCTTCCATGACCCGCTGGCGGCGACGACGATCTTTGATGCGCGCATCTGCGGGTTCGAGCGCGGCGAAGTACGCGTTGAATTGCACGAGCCGGATGCCTTCGCCGTCACGCGCTGGTCGCCAAGCGCGCAGGGCCGGCATGAAGTCGCCATGACCGTGGACGCCGAACGATTCTTCGCCGAGTATTTCGGAGCGTTCGCCTGATCGGTAGGCGCAGGCTTCATGCCTGCGGCCAGCGCGCTTGACCATGTTTTACCCGACCACGCGGGTGCATTCGCCAACGAGGGGTAGACGTAGACCCGCCCCGGCGTAAACGCCTGGGCTGAAAGGGGCGGGATGCGCGCGGCTTGCCCGTATGGTCAGCGCTGGGATTTATCCCAGCGCGACTGAAGCGAATACTGCTGCGGGCCAGTTCGCGCTCCCCCATTTTGAAATGCACCCGACGACCCGACCCGCTTCGTATAATCGTCGTGATGACAACGTCACTCACATCGCTCTCGCTGGATGAACAAGTCGCGCTGCTAATGCAGGGCACCAACTACGGCGATGAGACGCTGGCGCGCAACATGGCCGCCGAGCTACGCGAGCGGCTACAGGAAGGCCGGCCGCTGCGCGTGTACTGCGGCTTCGACCCGCGCACCAGCGACTTGCACCTTGGCCATACCATTCCGATGCGCAAGCTGCGCCAGTTCCAGGAGCTGGGGCACGAGGTGACCTTCTTGATCGGCAACTACACCAGTCTACTGGGCGACCCATCGGACAAAGACCGGTTGCGCCCCATGCTCACCGCCGAGCAGGTGGAAGTGAACGCGCGCACCTACGCCGAGCAAGCGTTCAAGATCCTCGACCGCAATAAGACCCGCGTGCGCTACAACGCCGAATGGCTGAGCAAGCTATCCTTCCTGGACGTGATCCAGATCGCGCAAAACTTCACCGTGCAACAGTTCATGACGCGTGAGAACTTCGCCCTGCGGCTGGAGAAGGGCGAGCCGATCTACCTGCACGAGACGTTCTACGCGCTGATGCAAGCCTACGACGCCGTCGCGCTGGAGACCGACGTGCAAGTGGGCGGCAGCGACCAATTGTTCAATATCATCACCGCCGGCCGTAAGCTGCAAGAGGCGATGGGCCAGCGGCCGCAGATCGGCATCATCTTGGGCATCTTGCCCGGCACCGACGGCGTGGTGAAAATGTCCAAGTCGCTGGGCAACCACATCCCCATCCTGGCCCCGCCGGAGGACATGTATGGCAAGGTGATGTCCATCCCCGATAGCGCGCTCATCCCCTACTTCGAGTTGGCCACGCGCTATACGCCGGCGAGGGTCGAGGACGTCAAGCGCCGGCTGGCCGGCGGCGTGAACCCGCGCGACGTGAAGATGGAGCTGGCGCGTGAGATCGTCAGCATCTTCCACGACCCGCAGGCCGCCGAGCGCGCCGAGGCGCACTTCGTCTCGGTCTTCCAAAAGAAGGGGTTGCCCGACGAGATGCCGGATTTCGCCGTGAGCGACGGCATGAATGTCGTGGACGTGATCGTTGCGCTCAAGTTCGCCGCATCCAAGGGCGAGGCCAGGCGGTTGATCGCCGGCGGCGGCGTGTATCTCGACGGGCGCACGGTATCCGACGCGAACGAAACACCCGCGCCGCCACAGATCCTACAAGTCGGCAAGCGGCGGTTTGCCCGGCTGGTCAAAGCGTGATCCCCACAACCTACGCCCATTCCAGCTTCGCCAGCCTCATTGGCGTCGCCCGGCGCGACATCACCCCGCCCATTGGCATTTACAACCGCAACTGGGGCGCGGCGACGGGTGAGGTCGCGACCGGCATCCATCGCCCGCTCACGCTCACTGCGCTGGCGCTCGAGCGCGATGGGGGCGACGCACAGCCGCTCGTCTTGCTCTCGCTCGACCTAGGCTGGTGGCGCACGCGCGAGGACGAGTGGGAGGTGCGCAGCGCCATCCTGGACGCACTCGGCGTGGACGAAAGCCACGTGCTGCTGCACCTTACCCACACCCACGCCGGCCCGAGCATCTGTCGCGAGGATGCCGACCGACCGGGTGGGCATCTGGTCGGCCCATATCTCGATCACCTGAAAGCGATGTGCATCGAGGCTGCGCGCGAAGCAGTGCGGCGCGCCGCGCCGGCCGTGCTCGACTGGGCTTACG
The window above is part of the Candidatus Roseilinea sp. genome. Proteins encoded here:
- the iunH gene encoding nucleoside hydrolase produces the protein MSIKLLLDTDIGSDIDDAVCLAYLLAKPDCALLGITTVSGEPERRAMMASALCKVAGKDIPIYPGAAEPLLVESHQPKAPQADALVRWSHESRFPHGEAIEFLRQTIRRHAGEVILLTIGPLTNIALLFKADPEIPSLLKGMVSMSGMFDPAHTRYWRGSQWEWNVYCDPHAAAIVYRAPVVAHRSIGLDVTTQVTMDAEEVRRRFQAPLLQPVLDFAEVWFQSAEKITFHDPLAATTIFDARICGFERGEVRVELHEPDAFAVTRWSPSAQGRHEVAMTVDAERFFAEYFGAFA
- the tyrS gene encoding tyrosine--tRNA ligase, translated to MTTSLTSLSLDEQVALLMQGTNYGDETLARNMAAELRERLQEGRPLRVYCGFDPRTSDLHLGHTIPMRKLRQFQELGHEVTFLIGNYTSLLGDPSDKDRLRPMLTAEQVEVNARTYAEQAFKILDRNKTRVRYNAEWLSKLSFLDVIQIAQNFTVQQFMTRENFALRLEKGEPIYLHETFYALMQAYDAVALETDVQVGGSDQLFNIITAGRKLQEAMGQRPQIGIILGILPGTDGVVKMSKSLGNHIPILAPPEDMYGKVMSIPDSALIPYFELATRYTPARVEDVKRRLAGGVNPRDVKMELAREIVSIFHDPQAAERAEAHFVSVFQKKGLPDEMPDFAVSDGMNVVDVIVALKFAASKGEARRLIAGGGVYLDGRTVSDANETPAPPQILQVGKRRFARLVKA